Sequence from the Argopecten irradians isolate NY chromosome 12, Ai_NY, whole genome shotgun sequence genome:
TGGAGTTCAATTCTGGTGGCATGTTTCATTCTTCTTTCAAACACAGGTACATAAAGTACCaaggtgtaatcaaagctcccctaaccCCTGATTGGCCTTCATGTATGGTTGCGCGTGATGACGCAAGTGTAGTGTGTTACTGCACTTACATTTACGTCTGTTTCCTTCGTTGGTGGGTGGATTGGAGGTGACATTTCATAGGATACACCTACCAGTGATTGTTTCCTTGGGAGTCCCGTTTATGTAAGTTGTAGTATCAGTGACTACTCGACGGTGAACTGACGAGTAAGCTTGAAATATGATAGATTATGCGTTGGgaattttattacaaattacaGATTCTAAATACACTAAACACACACAAATTATTTTCCAAACTCAAGTCATGTTTGCAAATTCTAATATTAGTTTATTAATTTATTCACTATAATGAGAGTTATTGGTTTTTGGTGTCAAATTTATTcccattatttttatatacatgcacAATGCTGTCATGTCATTGAGCCACGAATATGGTATGTTATCAATGTCAAATATGTagttctttatttgatttctattgcaaattgatttatggcttactttgtgcTATGAAATTGTGAAAGGGTAGTAGTAATCCACACTGGGTCAGGACTATCAATAATCGCCCCGTCATTTCCTTTAATAACTTAAGCGTtatgggcacttattgggtcgaataagGTATGTGGTATACTTATTCCCTACATTTTTATTTCCTATCAACGATAAATTTTTCATATCCAAATTAGACCCATCCATCTAATTAGACCTACTGTTAACATTTCCCTCCAAAtgaagggacataactctatatTATTTCTGTACCCAGGCATATCGCGAGTTTCAGTCCAGCGTCTGTCTAATCTAACATAATTTTTGTTACCGTATATCTTTTAAATGTGCCATTGTCCAATTTACCCTCACACAAACCGAATAAAGATATGTAGTACTAATTAATGCGTTATGTTAATTGAAGCATGTATTGTCGGATAGGAACACAATTATtcaatattaaagatgcttcaccggcGACATagcattaatgatattcatcattttaaatattaaacaaattctttattattattattattgtgacACATGATATAAAAAGATCATAGTGGATTTTAGACACTGTGGTTTGTAAGGACGAGGTTCATATCAGATgtctataatatttgtataacaaaTAACGCTTAAaattaaaagtacatgtatagcgAAGtgtttatacaatgtacatgtccATTCACTGGTTGACGTAATAAGATTgcaattatctcccttttcttACAGTATTTTGTTACCACGATTGCACACATGTTGCCCCTTTCATGGCCacgtacaatatataaatacatgtatatatataatcctGATTGACCATCAAAGGGGATATGTGTTAACTAAGCGGTTGTAGTAAAAGTATATAATCATGCACTTTTTCTGAGGAACCGTAAgagtcaaaataaaaaaaatgaatgtaattaaggagatttattggccacaatTTTTCTTTGTGAGAGGTTTGAATTGTGCAGTAAAGGTGTGTTATAggaattattattttgtttacgatatatatatcactataagtGCTTAAGcagatatatgtatttaattttaatatgataatatgGCTATACCTTTCCGAatcaaaaatataatgaaacaaatataacaaaGGAAATTATATATTGATTGTCTAAGATAagattacaacaccaaacaaacgCCAGATTCCATACGTACATGTAATCTAtgcacaggtgttcgtttctaatataagtataagtataatactgggtcaaggtctataactcggccggccatataacactacccaatttcagaaaaagtatgattattatccaaccgtataggatagaataatagaaatactctcaatcgacagccagataatttatctttaatttggtatatgatacaatatatatcatgccgtataaatgtcactaggtatccagaaacatcggaaaacagccagatttcaactggtcggacactgtggtgtcctccgataaaccatcctcgatactccagggcttccgatcacttacgatctctacacccctggactatctcacagtgaaattgaaggcagctcagcggaaaacatttgaccaatcacgggctagcaaatatttcatttgaagactacagagagagcgacgcctaacatcaaagccacagagtcaaccacagtaCCGTTaaatacggctcttttgatgtacatcaaatgactaagttacctgttctattctgttgcctccagttttactatgagatagtccaggggtgtagagatcgtaagtgatcggaagccctggagtatcgaggatgtttcTCTATAAACACgctagggctctaatgggtagttcaaaaaccactgcatgtcaacacttcagcttcataggaattaaagtttggtaaaaaacaaacttaccggtatgttagtgtttatctatgtaccatccatttgcgcaatacagccttttgaaatttccgattgaaaaaatgtgtgtctctagccgtcatgttgatatgtgtgtagtacatttgttttctcggcgttgattggtcaattaattttcgagagccaatcaacgccgacaaaacaaatctactgcacacatacttacatgacggctagagacataatttttttcaatcggaaatttcaaagggctacgttaggcaaatggatggtatttatccagggatttactaaccggtaagtttgttttctaccaaactttcattcttatgacgctgaagtgttgacatgcagtggtttttgagctacccattagagccctggcgtgttcatcggaggacaccacagtgtccgaccagttgaaatctggctgttttccgatgtttttggatacctagtgacatttatacggcatgatatatattgtatcatataccaaaataaagataaattatctggctgtcgattgagagtattcctattatttatatcctatacggttggttaataatcatactttttctgaaattgggtagtgttatatggccggccgagttatagaccttgacccagtattatacttatacttatattagaaacgagcACCTGTGATCTATGCAACAgtgaaaattcatttcatttcgctgttttggcCGTCTGAAAAGCcgtaacatttgatttattttaattaaagggacaattcagtttAAGAGTACAtaaaaatttgcatatatatcggaaacaaaccagttctattagaaattatattagttggttttactgtgatatgccagaaaagcccactgcagtgaaatgtatgtgaaatgttaaaaCTCGTTTGCTGTCCGGCATTACAAATTGTGATCGGACATCTTGTATgtcgaaccctggcccttgacCATGTAGCTAGTgaagaattttttgtctagaacgaCTCAAATcactcttacagtagtgtgtttacgttTTTAGGtgtgcatgttcttgtctaaatataatttcaccaactcctcagtagttatgtattgcatttgatttatgtacatgactttggctcgggtatgggtacagcgtacatgttgttcCTGCTTAATCGtgttgatcaacgatttggaatttcaacggtataaatcaaaatttttattaatgtcgtgaaatttgtcaatatttcttgttatatgtttcataaggaatatagaacaataaATTTAGGTCATATTTTGGTTCGTGGTTATATAACAGAATTAGgctcattgaattgtccctttaaattgTTCAGATGAAAAAATAACGTTTGCGCCTCTTCAAAATTACTAATCACCTTCGTTTCGCTCAGGTGTAAGAGATTCCATTTTTACTCGACAGCCATAATAAATGCATGTCATGTAAATGCTCGAAAATCATGCAATAGCAATATACTTATCAGGGaattattcattcattttactttttacGTATATTCTACCCGTTCGCCGTCACGCCTCGAGGGGTGTACATATTATACTATAATAGTCTATGGTCCAATGAGTCAAAGATAAACAACTATATATAGGGCTTTTCCTTTCTGGGGAACAACTGGTTCGTCCGTTTGTGAATGTagttatttcaagtataaatcccgACGGGCCTGCAGATATCGAtattgatacaggcctgtgagggctttgtcaaggctcgtctgaaagcaatataaaatcaccaggtccgcctttaattcataaactatcaactaggtccaaccagtccaACCGTATAAACGAAAACGGTCTTAGCCTTATTCTTCATTTTCAATGTCACGCTCGACAGGTGATACTTACACTCACACAGCCTTTAAATTTGTCTCTATTCGAGTACCCTGTCGAGCTCTGCAGTATAGTAGTGGGTCCTGTACAAGCATGACTGACAGGATACAAATCTAAAGGTAGGTAAATATGTTGTGATTTTGTAGATGTTACGTAACTTGTAATGTTTCGTTGGGAAGATATGAAGTCATACTCCCTTTCCCTACTGCACGTTCTATCTTTATCAAATGTTCATTTGAAAGATAAATTTTTAGGCGTGTAATACAATTTTAGTGGTAAGATTCATTCTTGATCATTTATCTGGCGAAATGTTTATAAAGTGTGTAGCgggaatacatgtatatattcggCTAGTATTCGGAGGTCCAGGGTTCGATTCCCGGTGTGGCAGCTAAATTTTATCCTCTCCTGCTACAAGTAATTATTGTCTGTCGATTAGTACCACCTAGTCTGCTACAACTAGCATTTTTTTTGcgtaatataatttatttcatatattaggaatttaaaaaaaataattaataaaaaaaatgataaaaatatctttggcaggtttagcggactaagtatcaccttccggtgattgtgacgttttacatgtattttgaagtGAATTATGGCGTCACACTCATAGAATGGTGGGattaattaattgcatattGTACTGTGATTACGTAGTTTTGGTATCTAGAAAACAACAGTATTACATCAGTGTGCACGTTGATTTGTAAAGTGGACAGGTGTATTTCAACCCTTCTGTCAGATTTTTTCTAGTCAATACTCGACATGCCTTGTGTTGGCAACCAAGATCCTACAATATACCTACAATTATATTGTAATACCTCTGTGACACACCACTAGTACAATGAGACTCTATAAAACTAACCTTCAAGGGAAATTTGGCTGTTTATCTGTCCATGTTTAATCcattctcgatattccaggggttactatcaacgctatatatataatgtcattgATAGTTACCCcttgaatatcgaggatgggttgaatattttttcattattcttgAAGGGTCAAACGTGTTTTTCAGTGACCACACCGATATAATTGTGCGTCCTGATGCGTGTAGAGACTATTCAGTGATACACTGAGATGAAATGACTATTTAATTCATGGTAGTATAAGAGGGTTATTCGTTTTGATCCAAACTATTTATACATATCATCGATAACTTTAAACCTTTACATATCTTTGAATGTATGGATTCGTGCGCATAACGCATGCAGGGAATACGTTATACGAATACgcaaatatatatcaatgatgataataataattgaagataaaataaatcttttaaagaGGATCCACCTCTAGCACATATATGTGTCGAATCagcacaaaaatacatatgaaattatttatttacttttggtGTATGATCAATCAGTACTTaataattccatatagggcatagtgccgtGGATTTTTTTGCGGGACACAATTAATGGTCATTCTAGAAGTATGATAGGaaggtcaaacttttcaaatgtggtaatggtgtaaagtaagtaacttttgtaattgatgAAAAATGATAATTCGACTGCTGCAGTTTTTGTCAGCGCAATACAGATCAgcagtttttgtttttgtcagcGCAATACAGATCAGCAAGCTAACCCCATTACACCTTGTCAACTGCCCAATATCAATGTGTTTCTAAACGGTACAGGCTGGTGTCTACTGATGTCAAATGGATAGGAAGGCCAACTGGTTCGTTTACATAAACTAACAAGCCTCAAGGCACTAAAGAGAAAGACATATTTGATTAGAATCGGTTGAATATTTACCCGATATCGGACCTATCGgattttgtgatatatatatacatgaattgTTTGCCGACGACattatgttatacattgtattgtaagaCAAGAATATCAATATTCCCTTTTCAAGTGTCCCATTTGGCGCCCCGTAGTCACATATGTGTACTACAAAAGGTCTTaaaagaaaagggaaaaaagGAATTTGGAAATTTTAAGGCGAAAAATTCCGTATTCTAGTCCAATGTTTATAGAGGATACTCGTTATTtctttgatgaataccagttatatttcatcgatggcgtggaaactttgatatttttacgAGTGCGAAGcacgagtgaaaatatcaaagtttctaTTTCACGAGATGACATATTACttgtattcatcaagaaacaggGAATATtctattaattacatttttacgTCTCTATTCTAGGTCTAAACTACGTCGACTAATAACAgtctactacatgtatttcaatcagcCGCGTTGATTTAGTTCCACATATATATGTGACACATATTTCGAGATTACATAACACAGGGTATTCTAATGCAACATATTTATGCTCCAACAATTCAAAATGCCACAAATATTTTCACCATAACCCGCATATTTCActctgaaaaatgaaataaatacagtCTCCCAGATTCACAAATGCATTATTTTTCTTAGCTGCTTAAATCAGAAAATGCTACAATTTAACAGGCCATCAAGTCATGAAAATCCGAGAAAGAAGTTACCACATAGAAATAGAGAATATCAGTGCACACGAGTATTGGTTGTCGGATGTAGCTATTTTGTATTTCTGCAAGGCGAACAGATTTCTTACAGTACATTTTCTTAGTGTGATATGAAAAGGAAAACATCTATTGCTTGTGTCGCATGATTCTTAACACATTCCAAGTTTGTTTATTCAATTAAGATTATCATGTGTGTTTTATCAAATCAAACGAATTAAAGATAAATACCGGCACAACGCCGGAAATGCTAATACTAAATAACACACAATGCGAGGATTGATTGCTGCTCTTGATTTTGCTAAAAGATCATTGAATGCCAGAAGACTTATATATAACAACGCAAATGCCTGACTAAAAGTGTCCATTTAAATTACAATGATATTAACAACAATTCAATCATTGTGTACTACAATGGCTAATGTCACATATGAAAATCTTACATTTATTCATGACATGTTCACGGATTAATCCTTTACtgtaaaatcattttgattACATATATGCActgatatatgtatacattacacAATGAAAACCAACCACTTTTACTTAAATGAAAACACAACTACGCTTCTAATCCCCAAATCAAACAGACTGACGAGCAAAGCCAATAATTAGTTTAATTTGGGTAGCATATATCCAATACACCATACACTGTGTATTTTTAGAATCCTATATCTAGCGTGTGTTATGTTTGGTGGTTAAGAGTATAACTTGCAATTGATTTCTGGTCTTTTGTAGAGAGCTTGGCGTATACGGAGGAATGTCATTGGGTGTTCAAAAACGTGTTGCGCGAATGGTGATTCTATATAAATACGTGttttagttaaagattgttaacGTTGCGAAATAGCAAGATCTTTATTACAAGGCCATACTTTGTGCCTGCTCCGTTCTCATTAGAATGACAGAACACGAACACAACAACATGCAGGTATGTATTGTGAAACTGCTATTTGATAATTTAACATGTTTAATGTACATTTGGGTTAGTCATCACAGCATTTGTACAAATGTGTAGTATTTTATTCTATTAGATCTTCAATTACGTATCTGATAACATGATTCAACTTATCCTCCGTTCACTATCTTAATCTTTTAAGCCTAGAGCATGCCTATACTTGAATGTCATCATTAAATCACGTATTTGAGACATTTTGAACGTTCAATGCGGTGAGAAAATCCagtaaaaattgaaattgacaGACAGACTAGCAAGACAGAATAGCGGTGGCATACGataagtttgataaatttcatatcacatagtcacgagtgtaagattatatttattCACAACTTTTATTAattagaaatataagtaaaactttaaatttcgtcaatatgtaaaacagtagaaatccggctcagatgtgacgtttccgtctactgagacgATCATGCGACGTCACAtataggttatgacgtcaaaactgcatgtgacgtcatgatagttttattacacatgtgtcttacgatatttatgacatggtcgtatgacatggctggatgggccagttatgtaataaaaacagtTTGGTGTCGTATAGCCGGCTATTTTCATAGGATGATGTTTTCGCGATTTTGCGGGTCACCGACGTGATCTCGAAATTTTGACCGTGAGATATCAAGAATTGgtttaattaaggattaacttgaataatttttatgttatggagaccgtgtactctaaataaaccgcgaagcggtttatgatgaagtacactcagatttttgtgttatatctccataacataaaaatatattcaaattaatccttataattcaatttactaaagataatctcttcaatattcaaaaatcattttgggactcttttgtctatgaaatcattacgccgtcatcttagccaatcagaagcaacgttataaacggcgacgccattttttcttatggctgataaagtaaatttttaagccaatgaaaatgctcgtaacaagcaaaattgaattattgttaGAAATATTTCGTCCAAATCGCAAAAATTTTGACAGGCAAAGAAACGTCCAAACGGTATTATAAATGATGTAGTAGTGCTATCTGTATCTATGGTTTAAGATGGAGTTGTAACATCAAAAAAATGCAagatttaatgtttaatttctgAACGGTATTAGAACCAGCgttaaaaaaatgttcaaagaTTGAATCTGTATTGTTTTTGCATGAAGTGACTGATAATTGTAGTATAAACGGTATGCCAACAACATTTGAGATTTAAAATCATCACATCCACTCTACATTTACATATTGAAAATTAACAGACAAGCCCattagttattttttattttaaattgttataattattttttatcttaaattgtttttgtaattcttttatattcaatgGGTCCGACACAAGTTATCCAACTTATATGAAGCCCTCTCGTTTAAAGTTCCAGTGGTTAAAAGTGCCATAGTCTCCTCGGACTGTGTAACTTTCTATAGTCTATATGTTGAGTATTGGTGACATATACCTCTCGGTGAAAACTATGTAATTAGATACTCTCTACTTATGCTTTAATGTCAACAATGGGCACTAGTCAACGACAAGGTGCGTGTAGAATATATATCTCTTTATAGATGACTGGTCCTCATGTCAAATAGATCCAAATCTCAGTCTAGGTTCACCTACCTTTACCTGAACGCCCTTTACTTTTGATAAACGTCTGTGACTAAATATAAGCTTTATATAGACGGATGGTTTTATATGGCGTACCCGGTTTGAGAATGTGAGCTGTTTTAAAACTGACGACATACATGTGTTTTTTAGCTTGTTTGCTGTTAATGTAAATATGCTTTTCGCTTAACTATACACATTTGAAAAGCTATATACTTCTCGGATGAGTTGCATTACTTAAAGGGAGTGTCGATTTGAAGattcaaatgtttataaaacgATCATCCGGTTCGACTTTTCTCATCTGAGTTCGAGATGGTAAGAATATCCACCTGTTTTacgtgtgattttttttcatgtatttgtacagtatgtatatgCAGTCTATATATCCACTTTAAAACTTGTGTTGTACAATTGCTATGTATGCAATTCACTCGCCCTTGAAATTTCACTTTGGACTGATCTAATCTATGGTAATACGTTAACAATTAAACTACATCTACACATTAACTCAACTTAAATAAGAATTTGATTCTATCACAGATGTGGCGCAGGCTAAAGGTGTCACTACTACGGCGAGGTGTCCTGAAGACGGTCATACTCATTATCCTGACTCTTATGATCGTATACGTATACAATCATCCAGGTATATTACGACTAACTAGATAATTCAGGCACTTATTTAGGCACTGCTCTACATTTCCATGTCATCAAACAATAAATGAATCGATAAATATGTAAGATTAAAACGATATTTCCGTGAATGTACTTTGTCCATTTTTGacatatttctttataaatacCGTATTTTCTAAATTGGAATATACACATACTACCcatatttgttgttaattcatTGTAATAATGATTCCATTGTTTTCTATCATACATACAAGTGTAGTACTTGTTCGTTATAATGATTACCTCTCGTATTTTCGCTATGCAGATTTGTTATCATTACAATTGTCTTTCGTTGgcctttaattttttttaaaaaatctagGCTGTTGCCCTTTTATCAAAGATGTATACAATcgaatttgcgttgaaaatattaaacaattttcatatggagaattgacttgcagtcgttttcatttcaaaaattgCCAGAAGACGTCGAGGCATGAGAGAAccaatactctttcatatgtgcaTATGAGAAATAGGTATATTCTATcctcaggatcacaaaatgaTGCAAAACCGTCAGCAAGCCTCGGATTTTACGACATTTTGTGACCGTCGGGTAGAATAGCCcaatccttcatatccacatatgaaagagtcttataatatagaTAATCATCCCAGCACTAATTGATAGAGATATAAAACTTAATTCACTCTAACTTCTATTGCAGACAACTCCTCGACAGAAGTGATAGAAACTCAGGTAGGTGTTGACTATGGATAGAAAAACACTGTCTAACACTTCTTTAatcatttttgaatttttgttgtttttgttttattttttttttcaattctaaaCCTTTTTATATCTGAATACCATTTTAAATCATGTGTGTagttatcaaattatatattatttttgcacAAGTGCTTCTCAGGATTTTCGTTTTGCTATAAGGATACGTAGACCTCAGTATACTAGAAAGCACTAGACCTATTCTACTCGTTAAAttcttatatttcaataaaaaataaaacatttattcgTTTGTTTAAATTATTACTTCTATAATAATTTGACGTACTTCTTTATTTAGGCAGATGTTAATGGTCAACAATTAATGGAAGATTTTTCGACAAGTAGAAGTAGAAGAAGCCAGGTGTTAGACGAAGCTTGTCGTCATAAAGCAAAAGGGAGTGTCGAGAATCTTGCCAAAACACAGTTTGATCACATCATAGTGAACGATAAATACAAGACATTGTTTTGCTACGTGCCAAAGGTGGCATGCTCACAATGGAAAAAGGTGTTTTTGATGATGTCTGGAAAAGTTAATGACTCGAGAAAGTTAGACGAATATACTGTTCACACAGTTTACAGTCATTTTCTGCGATATCTCAGTTCATATCAACCAAATGAAATTCTTCACAaaataaagcactataaaaaattCATCATGGTGCGGAATCCACTAGAACGATTAGTATCTGCTTTCCAGAACAAATTCCACGGAACTGGCCAGAAAAATTATAAATTTGTTGAGATAGGAATGCAAATTGTGCGTAAATACAGAAAGGATTTCACAGAACCTGTTACAggtcgtgacgtcacattcgaAGAGTTCGCCTCTTACGTCATAGATAACCCGGAAGGAGTACGAGATGAACACTGGAGGTCAATTGTAAATTTATGTAGCCCCTGTCAAGTCGGGTACGACTTTATAGCCAAGCAGGAGACTCTTATGGAGGATGCTAACCACATCATGTCACAAATGGCTCCACATATTGCATTCCCAGCTAAACCAAAAGTGTATATGAAATCAAACACTTCCGAATCCATCTCGTATTATTTGTCTCAACTTCCGCCAAGCCAAGTTCATAAACTTTTGGATATCTACAAAGAcgatttttcacattttgattaCTCATTTTCGAAATATGTGAAGGATATATTCTAACGGGCTAGATAGTTAACTTCATTatcaacattttaaacattattgCATCATTTTTCACTTGTTATTCGGTGACTTCGTGTATCAATTTGAACAATGTAGTAAACGTCTTGATATATTTCCGGTTGTAATGCTCAAAAATTACATAGACTCTACCCGTTCGTAGTGATTTTGGTTGAGTTCATATTGAATAAAATTACATGCATTGATCGTTAGGCAAACATGCCTGGAATTTGTTGAGATTTAATCAAATAAAGGTGTATGCTTATAATCATTATAATAAATGCAAAATGAAAGTATTGTGTTTCTGTGTATAGAaaataataaagacattatatagagattgaatgtatttttctaattttcatagcggctatgaatagcagaagctatagCGTTAGCGCTCCACGGAAGATATGTATAtggcttctgctattcatagccgctatgaaaattagaaaaataggTCAATCCATATATtcacattagaataatttatgaaaataaaaattattgaaaggttcttatattatatttaatattatgacacccatatacgacgagaaacgagattaatggaacagctggatgacaaagtcgttcaACAACGTCGTTCAACAAAGTCGCGTTTCCACGCTTCCCTTCCGGTCAACCTTTtcttttgcaaatgacaaacgataaacaagaaatacagTTAAAATAAGACTTGATTGccttattacagtaaaccttagttgattctataaCAAGAAACAACGcattaaagattatacattaaaatattgtgggggactatttttttattgatatgaaactggcaTGATATTTAAATTCAGCTCATCGATGCACGAAAATCGTtttattcatagtgtattcatagtgttttcatagtgtattcatacgcaaatgtttgtttttcgtcagttggttgattcataaagtgacgaaacactcagaatgtaaatatattacataacgATACATTCActgtaaactttttttttttcgttttcctCTTCACAttaatatatagataaaagCAACCaattttacattgaaatatgATCCATTAACAATGTAAACTGAATGGAACTAGAACTAGAAATGCTACGACAAAATCA
This genomic interval carries:
- the LOC138336225 gene encoding carbohydrate sulfotransferase 14-like isoform X1: MTEHEHNNMQMWRRLKVSLLRRGVLKTVILIILTLMIVYVYNHPDNSSTEVIETQADVNGQQLMEDFSTSRSRRSQVLDEACRHKAKGSVENLAKTQFDHIIVNDKYKTLFCYVPKVACSQWKKVFLMMSGKVNDSRKLDEYTVHTVYSHFLRYLSSYQPNEILHKIKHYKKFIMVRNPLERLVSAFQNKFHGTGQKNYKFVEIGMQIVRKYRKDFTEPVTGRDVTFEEFASYVIDNPEGVRDEHWRSIVNLCSPCQVGYDFIAKQETLMEDANHIMSQMAPHIAFPAKPKVYMKSNTSESISYYLSQLPPSQVHKLLDIYKDDFSHFDYSFSKYVKDIF
- the LOC138336225 gene encoding carbohydrate sulfotransferase 14-like isoform X2 — protein: MMWRRLKVSLLRRGVLKTVILIILTLMIVYVYNHPDNSSTEVIETQADVNGQQLMEDFSTSRSRRSQVLDEACRHKAKGSVENLAKTQFDHIIVNDKYKTLFCYVPKVACSQWKKVFLMMSGKVNDSRKLDEYTVHTVYSHFLRYLSSYQPNEILHKIKHYKKFIMVRNPLERLVSAFQNKFHGTGQKNYKFVEIGMQIVRKYRKDFTEPVTGRDVTFEEFASYVIDNPEGVRDEHWRSIVNLCSPCQVGYDFIAKQETLMEDANHIMSQMAPHIAFPAKPKVYMKSNTSESISYYLSQLPPSQVHKLLDIYKDDFSHFDYSFSKYVKDIF
- the LOC138336225 gene encoding carbohydrate sulfotransferase 14-like isoform X3 — its product is MWRRLKVSLLRRGVLKTVILIILTLMIVYVYNHPDNSSTEVIETQADVNGQQLMEDFSTSRSRRSQVLDEACRHKAKGSVENLAKTQFDHIIVNDKYKTLFCYVPKVACSQWKKVFLMMSGKVNDSRKLDEYTVHTVYSHFLRYLSSYQPNEILHKIKHYKKFIMVRNPLERLVSAFQNKFHGTGQKNYKFVEIGMQIVRKYRKDFTEPVTGRDVTFEEFASYVIDNPEGVRDEHWRSIVNLCSPCQVGYDFIAKQETLMEDANHIMSQMAPHIAFPAKPKVYMKSNTSESISYYLSQLPPSQVHKLLDIYKDDFSHFDYSFSKYVKDIF